tCTCTAATGGACCTATTTTTCCGTGCTAAAAAATGTGCAGAGGTAATATCGCTATTTTTGTTAGAGGATCTGAGCAAATTCATTATTAATGATTGTgcaaaaaatttgttaatttcgATATATCACATTTTGCTTTACGGATTACTCGAAAACATACTTTGATGTCATCATCCAGTGTATATATACGTATGTTAATTGtagacaacaaaataaaataataatagtctCACATAACcgaccaaaaaacaaacaaaattaaatcaatGGAAGTTGTtgacaaataaattttacaattaatcTAATCCAAATAAGTCAAAACCCTGATTTCAGTAATGTAAAGATcattatatcattttttctcttgtaaaaaggttttttaaaattatactattaatatatatcatttgatcaaaaaaaaattatatatcataaacATTATATACGACATGCAGGCAAGTCACTCGAATATTCAAATCTTAAAGTTGTGCCTCCCACGTAAAAGCATCACATTAGTTTCCAAACccaattgtatatataaattactaCACAACACACCTCTCATcaaacaaattcatcaaaGCCAATCAAATTGAGAGAGATATCAAGAAAGCAAAATAATGAAGTTGGCCGTGGTCTCAGTCGTTGTCATACTCGGAGTTCTCGTGGCTTGGCCGGTATCGGCTGGCCGAAAAGACTTACCTGGAGCGGGAGGATACGGAGgcgatgacgatgatgatacAAAGTCATTGTTCCCTTTGGACAACCTATTATCGTTGAATTATTATGATAGGATTTGTCcagattttgagaaaatcgTTGTTACGAAAGTGAGGGAATGGACTAAGAGTGACTCTTCCCTTGGTCCCGCCCTCCTCCGCCTTATCTTCCACGATTGTGGCGTCACGGTATTGCAATTAATCGTTCAATTATATATAGCcaatgttttgattcatatatGATTTACATTGTTCTAAAAATGGGTTTCACTATTACTCTATTAGAGATTAGAATTGTTCTTCCGTCTATCTAGACCATACTTGGAACATTGATAGTATATAGATATAAGTTTCTTAATATTGAAGACGGACTTGCGCACTTTATTCTGTGTATAAACGCATCTGAGTGTTTTGCGCATATCTAATATAGTTATGCattttaaaagataacaaCTTGACATTTTTGTACATGAATTAACACAACTTTCAGGGATGTGATGCGTCTGTTCTTCTAGACTACGAAGGGACAGAGAGAAGATCTCCGGCTAGCAAAACACTAAGAGGCTTCGAGCTAATTGACGATATCAAGTCCGAGATGGAGAAATCATGCCCCGGCAAAGTATCCTGCGCCGACATCCTAACATCAGCCAGCCGTGCCGCCACCGTCCAACTTGGTGGTCCTTACTGGCCCAACGTCTACGGTCGTCGTGACTCCAAACACTCTTACGCTAGAGACGTAGAGAAAGTCCCTTCAGGCCGTCGTGATGTTACCGCCCTTCTCGAAACGTTTCAGTCATACGGTCTCAACGTCCTCGACCTAGTTGTCCTTTCCGGGGCCCACACCATCGGAAAAGCGTCCTGTGGCACCATCCAGTCGAGGCTTTACAACTACAACGCAACCAGTGGTTCAGATCCTTCGATTGACGCAAAATACGCTGATTACTTGCAACGCAGGTGTCGCTGGGCCTCTGAGACCGTCGATCTCGACCCTGTAACTCCAGCAGTGTTCGATAATCAGTACTACATTAATCTTCAGAAGCATATGGGAGTTTTGTCGACTGATCAGGAGCTTGTTAAGGACCCAAGGACTGCTCCGCTTGTAAAGACTTTCGCAGAGCAATCACCTCAGATATTCAGACAGCAGTTTGCTGTGTCCATGGCTAAGCTGGTCAACGTTGGAGTTCTCACTGGTGAAGATCGTGTCGGAGAGATCAGGAAGGTTTGCAGCAAATCTAACTCCAGAGCTTACTAAATTATAATCATCATCCCTCATGAGAAggatcttttgtttcttgaaataatttcttgtttggtttttgagcTCTTTTCTATTgcaattttgtaatttgttgtatgaacaagaacaaaaactgtGAATTATTTTCGTTGCAACTTCGATTTACATGAGTTCTACACTTACCGTCACTATTTGATCAAGACAATACTTAATATCAGTCCAACATGATCAATTTATGTCAAAGGGTTCATGATGTTAATGGTAATAACCCTAAACGTTAACTCTAAATCAAGTTGTGATGATAGCTTTTGGtgcaagaaaaatgaaagatggGAGACACAATTCAGACGCGATCacgtttttagggtttctataGTACTGAAACTCATGGAAAAAACACAGTACAAAAGATGCTATATTCTAAGACATTGAAGAACCCCAAAATTAAGAGAGAACATAAATTATGCAAGTAGAAAACAAACCCAGTAGAAGAAAGCCAAGACCAGTTTTAGTTTCGTTTGCCTCGAAGGACACCCTTACTACGACGATTCTTCATCCCCAGcttaaacttcttcttcaacttcttcccAATAGGTTTTAGcgacttgtttttcttctcatcatccATTTCCTCATCTACAAGCAAACAACAATAGTAtcccaaaacagaacaaacccTTAATACCAAAACTTTCAAAGATATACTTGTAGATGCACacaaaattcaatataaagaaaccaaacaaagcttTTAGAGCGATACGTTTCTCTTAGAGTAACAACCTTCCCAAGAGTAATGAACTAACAAGCTCCTTCAAAGATTTCAACTAAAATGAATGATTCAGTTAAATTTCAGATTCTAAAGCTTAGCTTAAATTCGATTCTTCAAGCGTTACCTTATCTAAAACCAAATCGTACAAAATCAAAGAGGCAAATTTAGAGGAGGCATACCACTATCGTTGGCGATTGTAGTGGAGGCAGATGCAGACTCAGAGGAAGGCGTCGCAACTTCCATAAACGGAGAAACTGGGGCTTGACGAACTGGTAACTTCGGAGCAGCGAGTGCGGCTTCAATAGCGGCGGATTTGGCGTCTTCTCTCGTTAGAGTGAATGATTCCTTCTCCActatttctcttcttattgCTCTCAATCTCTTCACCCTCTTGCATCTCATTGATTTCGCCATTGTTGTGCTTGGGGAGATTTGAAATCAGGGTTTTGAGGCAAAAGGGGTTTTAATTTCTGCGTCGGACTTCTTTTATAAAGTCTAAACCTAATTGAGGAACAAAGGAATTGCTCCGGTTCTGTTTGGTTACGAGTTTAAATGTATCCTATCCAAGTTTAGAGCCTATTCGGAAAATTATTGGCCCAATTTAGGCCCaaataaatagagaagaaCGCTTCGAATGGAAAACCCGATAATACCCTTCTTCGTCTGCGTGCAGATCACACTGTTTGATTTCTGAGGAGAATCCATTGTTTCCATTTGAAGAAAACTCTAACTTTCTCGTTGAAGCTTTGAGCTCTCTACCTCTTTATCTCCGGgttagttttgatttggtgTGGATCGGTAGTGGAATTTTGCTCTTCGTCTTGCTATTTCGTATGCGTTGTTGTTTCTCGATTAGCGAATCAgatctttgttcttttgttagatttgataaatttcgatagattttaggtttggattgattgtgttattgAACTTGAATGCTTCTGGTTGAATCATAGATCTAGTTTTGGCTTTGCTTTGTTATGCATTGTCGTGATTGAAATTCGAAAAAGCAATGGAAGTGATTACGAATTGAGATTATGACTTTAGAATCGATATTAGGATCTAAGAAGATTCTGtggaaattgaaattgaaattttgaagaagattctgtGGAATCTAAGAAGTAAATGTTGATAATACTGTTTGGTTTCAAGAGTTAAGAGTTTAGAAGTTGGAGATGTGTATTGACTGtggttggtttggtttgagaTAAAGATgtgattgttttggtttgatggCAGAGATGTATAATAACATGGGACCTCAACCGGGGATGCCAAGACCTCCAGGAAACCCTGAGCCTGGTCCATTTGGTAATCCTTTCACTGGAGCTGGCTCGGGTTTTATCCGTGGTGGTTTGGGAGCGTATGGGGAGAGAATTTTAGGATCGAGCTCTGAGTATGTTCAGAGCAATGTAAGTGAACTCTTTATGATTCCATATCACACGTAATATCTGGTTTTCATGGTTTTGAACTTGTTGTTATCGCAATGGAATAGATAAGCCGGTACTTCTCTGATCCGCAATACTATTTCCAAGTGAATGATCAATATGTGAGGAAT
This sequence is a window from Arabidopsis thaliana chromosome 1 sequence. Protein-coding genes within it:
- a CDS encoding Peroxidase superfamily protein (Peroxidase superfamily protein; FUNCTIONS IN: peroxidase activity, heme binding; INVOLVED IN: oxidation reduction, response to oxidative stress; LOCATED IN: endomembrane system; EXPRESSED IN: root; CONTAINS InterPro DOMAIN/s: Haem peroxidase (InterPro:IPR010255), Plant peroxidase (InterPro:IPR000823), Peroxidases heam-ligand binding site (InterPro:IPR019793), Haem peroxidase, plant/fungal/bacterial (InterPro:IPR002016), Peroxidase, active site (InterPro:IPR019794); BEST Arabidopsis thaliana protein match is: Peroxidase superfamily protein (TAIR:AT1G49570.1); Has 4658 Blast hits to 4636 proteins in 311 species: Archae - 0; Bacteria - 0; Metazoa - 8; Fungi - 376; Plants - 4203; Viruses - 0; Other Eukaryotes - 71 (source: NCBI BLink).), with the translated sequence MKLAVVSVVVILGVLVAWPVSAGRKDLPGAGGYGGDDDDDTKSLFPLDNLLSLNYYDRICPDFEKIVVTKVREWTKSDSSLGPALLRLIFHDCGVTGCDASVLLDYEGTERRSPASKTLRGFELIDDIKSEMEKSCPGKVSCADILTSASRAATVQLGGPYWPNVYGRRDSKHSYARDVEKVPSGRRDVTALLETFQSYGLNVLDLVVLSGAHTIGKASCGTIQSRLYNYNATSGSDPSIDAKYADYLQRRCRWASETVDLDPVTPAVFDNQYYINLQKHMGVLSTDQELVKDPRTAPLVKTFAEQSPQIFRQQFAVSMAKLVNVGVLTGEDRVGEIRKVCSKSNSRAY
- a CDS encoding uncharacterized protein (unknown protein; Has 24 Blast hits to 24 proteins in 8 species: Archae - 0; Bacteria - 0; Metazoa - 2; Fungi - 0; Plants - 22; Viruses - 0; Other Eukaryotes - 0 (source: NCBI BLink).); this encodes MAKSMRCKRVKRLRAIRREIVEKESFTLTREDAKSAAIEAALAAPKLPVRQAPVSPFMEVATPSSESASASTTIANDSDEEMDDEKKNKSLKPIGKKLKKKFKLGMKNRRSKGVLRGKRN